The Williamsoniiplasma somnilux genome includes a window with the following:
- a CDS encoding tRNA1(Val) (adenine(37)-N6)-methyltransferase → MKILNELLGYKNLNLYQDTNMFSFTLDSVLVSRFINLNSKIKTIVDFGTNNAVIPLIMSKYTNANIIGVEIQDKAIELANKNIMINNLDNQIQIIHQDIKDFASKANHQYDAVICNPPFFKTEGNPKLNETSLEIVNARHETLINLEEIIKSGAMTIKNGGSFTIVHRAERSGEIISLFTKYNIVPKRLQFVHSKVNKNGKTVLIDGILNGNEGMVILPPLISHHDDETYTDEMLKMFRD, encoded by the coding sequence ATGAAAATTTTAAATGAATTACTAGGTTATAAAAATTTAAATTTATATCAAGACACAAATATGTTTTCCTTTACGTTAGACAGTGTTTTAGTGTCTCGTTTTATAAATTTAAATTCCAAAATTAAAACTATTGTTGATTTTGGAACTAATAACGCAGTAATTCCTTTGATAATGAGTAAATATACCAACGCAAATATTATTGGTGTTGAAATCCAAGATAAAGCAATTGAATTAGCTAATAAAAATATCATGATTAATAATTTAGACAATCAGATTCAAATTATTCATCAAGATATAAAAGATTTTGCTTCAAAAGCAAACCATCAATACGATGCGGTAATTTGTAATCCTCCCTTTTTTAAAACTGAAGGAAACCCTAAATTAAATGAAACATCATTAGAAATTGTTAATGCTAGACATGAAACTTTAATAAATTTAGAAGAAATTATTAAGTCTGGAGCAATGACTATTAAAAACGGTGGTTCTTTTACGATTGTTCATCGAGCGGAACGTAGTGGAGAAATAATTTCTTTATTCACTAAATATAATATTGTTCCTAAAAGGCTACAATTTGTGCATTCTAAAGTTAATAAAAACGGAAAAACGGTCTTGATTGATGGTATTTTAAATGGTAACGAAGGCATGGTTATATTACCCCCTTTAATTTCTCATCACGATGATGAAACATATACAGATGAGATGTTAAAAATGTTTAGAGACTAG
- the tmk gene encoding dTMP kinase, which translates to MFITLEGMDGSGKTTAIAKIKEALETRGFEVLFTREPGGEPVAEQIRNLILANNSQGIDGWTEALLFLAARNEHLDKVIVPALNKGIVVISDRFMDSTSAYQGNAREIGIENVDEVQRIVIGKYIPDLTIYFRLDRDEAERRMNVREEEKNRLDKETMDFKNKVSEGYEILIKNNPHRFRVVNANLSIDEVQMQTEKIILEALNNYVKK; encoded by the coding sequence ATGTTTATAACTTTAGAAGGTATGGATGGTAGTGGTAAAACAACTGCTATTGCTAAAATTAAAGAAGCATTAGAAACAAGAGGTTTTGAAGTTTTATTTACTCGCGAACCTGGTGGAGAACCTGTGGCTGAGCAAATCCGTAATCTAATTCTGGCTAATAACAGCCAAGGTATTGATGGATGAACTGAGGCTCTGTTGTTTTTGGCTGCTAGAAATGAACATTTAGACAAAGTTATTGTCCCTGCCCTTAATAAAGGAATTGTTGTAATTTCTGATCGTTTTATGGATTCTACAAGTGCTTACCAAGGTAATGCTCGTGAAATTGGTATTGAAAATGTTGATGAGGTACAACGTATTGTTATTGGGAAATATATCCCTGATTTAACAATTTATTTTAGATTAGATCGCGATGAGGCTGAACGTAGAATGAATGTGCGCGAAGAGGAAAAAAATAGACTTGATAAAGAGACCATGGACTTTAAAAATAAGGTGTCTGAAGGCTATGAAATTTTAATTAAAAATAATCCTCACCGTTTCCGCGTTGTCAATGCAAATTTATCAATTGATGAAGTGCAAATGCAAACAGAAAAAATTATTCTTGAGGCATTGAATAATTATGTTAAAAAATAA
- the recR gene encoding recombination mediator RecR: protein MINDEFENLINEIKKIKGLNKKTAERMLIDFIENKDKLNSFIFKLEEIQKTYGVCEICFYYTFNGQCFICSDPIRNQEIICVVATINDAINIENNKKYKGLYAILGGEINLVRSVSPDRLHINEIFKRLDNKPNTELILALNSTFEGEVTANYIGNIAKKQNIKVSRIAKGIPTGGMIDYMDESTLESAFNNRKKYGGKQ from the coding sequence ATGATTAACGATGAGTTTGAAAATTTAATTAATGAAATTAAAAAAATAAAAGGTCTAAATAAAAAAACAGCAGAACGCATGTTAATTGACTTTATCGAAAACAAAGATAAACTAAATTCATTTATCTTTAAATTAGAAGAAATTCAAAAAACTTATGGAGTTTGTGAAATTTGCTTTTATTACACATTTAATGGTCAATGTTTTATTTGTTCTGATCCTATCAGAAATCAAGAAATCATATGTGTTGTTGCAACAATCAACGATGCTATAAATATTGAAAATAATAAAAAATATAAAGGTTTGTATGCAATACTTGGGGGCGAAATTAATTTAGTAAGATCGGTTTCACCAGATAGATTACATATTAACGAAATTTTTAAAAGACTAGACAATAAACCAAACACGGAATTAATTTTAGCTTTAAATTCTACTTTTGAAGGAGAAGTTACAGCAAATTACATTGGAAACATTGCCAAAAAGCAAAACATTAAAGTTTCAAGAATAGCCAAAGGTATTCCCACAGGCGGAATGATAGACTATATGGATGAAAGTACTTTAGAAAGTGCCTTTAATAATAGAAAGAAATACGGAGGGAAACAATAA
- the dnaX gene encoding DNA polymerase III subunit gamma/tau has protein sequence MFKNKSSLYRIYRPSTFAEIAGHTNIVNILKTELKNNSFTHAFLFTGQRGTGKTSIARIFAKAVNCKNLNNADPCDNCESCITANEGKSPDIFEIDAASNNGVDEMRNVKSNVSTMPILGKYKVYIIDEVHMLSKGAFNALLKTLEEPPAHAIFILATTEYIKIPATIISRCQTFNFKKIDKLALENKLNMIAKKEGFSIDKETTEEIYFLSDGSLRDALNILEQLMIVNNEVITIESLKSIFYVATKKEKFSIIKNIINNETEKLINYFEIAENQGMDFDVFALSLIEMIKEIIEYKLTKQDKYLKLVTVDEINELKCSVAEMFNIADNLSDAYSKSRGTNVNFHYILISLLKSLKSNFDDSYEKVENQNNLEAKFNIEKANSENKTKIIDQENISSITEEEIPKECMECEIIPSEVTEIGIVNRPDFSSTEEVKKVDQVDEIIFKSESINEEQNSQINTWGELLELSNKEIFSEANNTTKAKIEVDAVVTMLQGANREARDHIESIIYQWFKYDENENLLDKESAKSFIAFKDTKVSAVSKNEILLVCESSIVANAILNSLMKSEFRNKLFNYLKQDYVIYPIDKSKWEHVKKEFSFKKSNNLLTGYNPVDSNIFYKEISESTVNLNPKAKELLEKATSLFGDIEVKIND, from the coding sequence GCTGAAATTGCTGGTCACACTAATATTGTTAATATTTTAAAAACAGAATTAAAAAATAATTCCTTTACACATGCCTTTTTATTTACAGGTCAAAGGGGAACTGGGAAAACCTCAATTGCAAGAATTTTTGCTAAAGCTGTAAATTGTAAAAATCTTAATAATGCAGACCCTTGTGATAATTGCGAAAGTTGTATAACAGCAAACGAAGGAAAATCACCAGACATTTTTGAAATCGATGCAGCTTCAAATAACGGAGTTGATGAAATGAGAAATGTTAAATCAAATGTTTCAACAATGCCAATTTTAGGTAAATACAAAGTTTATATAATTGATGAAGTGCATATGTTAAGCAAAGGCGCTTTTAATGCATTGTTAAAAACTTTGGAAGAACCACCAGCTCACGCTATTTTTATTTTGGCCACAACGGAATATATTAAAATTCCTGCAACAATAATTTCTAGATGCCAAACATTTAATTTTAAAAAAATTGATAAATTAGCTTTAGAAAACAAATTAAATATGATTGCCAAAAAAGAAGGTTTTAGCATAGATAAAGAAACAACAGAAGAAATTTATTTTTTAAGTGATGGTTCTTTAAGGGATGCACTTAACATTTTGGAACAATTAATGATTGTTAATAACGAAGTAATAACTATCGAAAGTTTAAAAAGTATTTTTTATGTTGCAACCAAAAAAGAAAAATTTTCAATTATAAAAAACATTATCAATAATGAAACAGAAAAATTAATTAATTATTTTGAAATAGCCGAAAATCAAGGTATGGATTTTGATGTTTTTGCCTTATCTTTGATTGAAATGATCAAAGAAATTATTGAATACAAACTAACAAAACAAGATAAATATTTAAAATTAGTAACTGTAGACGAAATTAATGAATTAAAATGTAGTGTTGCAGAGATGTTTAATATAGCTGATAATTTAAGTGATGCATATTCAAAATCTCGTGGAACAAATGTTAATTTTCATTATATTTTAATTAGTTTATTAAAATCACTTAAAAGTAATTTTGATGATTCTTATGAAAAAGTTGAAAATCAAAATAATTTAGAAGCAAAATTCAATATTGAAAAAGCTAATAGCGAAAATAAAACAAAAATAATTGACCAAGAAAATATTTCTTCAATAACAGAAGAAGAAATACCTAAAGAGTGTATGGAATGCGAAATAATACCAAGCGAAGTTACTGAAATTGGTATTGTTAATCGTCCCGATTTTTCATCAACAGAAGAAGTAAAAAAAGTGGATCAAGTTGATGAAATTATATTTAAGTCTGAATCCATTAATGAAGAACAAAATTCTCAAATAAATACATGAGGAGAATTATTGGAATTGAGTAATAAAGAAATTTTTAGCGAAGCAAACAACACAACTAAAGCGAAAATAGAAGTTGATGCCGTTGTAACAATGTTGCAAGGTGCAAATCGCGAAGCTCGAGATCATATTGAATCAATAATTTATCAGTGATTTAAATATGATGAAAATGAAAATTTGTTAGATAAAGAATCAGCAAAATCTTTCATTGCATTTAAAGATACAAAAGTTTCTGCAGTTTCTAAAAACGAAATTCTTCTTGTTTGTGAATCAAGTATTGTTGCAAACGCAATTTTAAATAGTTTAATGAAATCTGAATTTAGAAATAAATTATTTAATTATTTAAAACAAGATTATGTGATATATCCGATTGATAAAAGCAAATGAGAGCATGTCAAAAAAGAATTTTCATTTAAAAAATCTAATAACTTATTAACTGGTTATAATCCTGTTGATTCAAATATTTTTTACAAAGAAATTAGTGAAAGCACTGTAAATTTAAACCCTAAAGCAAAAGAACTTTTAGAAAAAGCAACTTCGCTATTTGGGGATATTGAGGTGAAAATAAATGATTAA